One genomic region from Branchiostoma lanceolatum isolate klBraLanc5 chromosome 7, klBraLanc5.hap2, whole genome shotgun sequence encodes:
- the LOC136438313 gene encoding ATP-dependent DNA helicase Q4-like: MEHLTTLKQRLKSWEAEFVTENSRKPNKDDIAAAPQDIKDTYREYYSLKKKQEKEKVDDVWGSSLNKPATPDHVEETKSQAKVSLVETYSKKLKQKSSLLSVRNIPTSLKSKTTKDDSKVGLKENPSSQGKFPSLRTPSKTAGHAATQNRETPGATEDACQDDNNGTAEITFFPKTPKMVRNKTPLTTRPGMLCNVPLGQLNAKLKNRFNTAWLQRCATGADDTATFEPATPENKKSVQATENRAEISEDAETFTDWCTPKSRDKESHLEFTSVHLGVSETSRASDCPQSRFLTSESVDRNFVSQKTSTPRTEGKRWRNPSSQDYSLVSTAAARGSLETDDMEIDQPQDSTEPKTSPSASISKAKELTRTPRTKTVRSPDKIRSEVNVGTRKKRKVEELEDDLARVQDEEGSPVRRPAPRKRRKLSSGAEAKETSSKRKAGRKAGKKSDLYEFDGDVEEGKEEETDGGMKEESVEKQKSIDDLIEEDEEKEVKKAGNMKMRFSAPRSSGSSAGAAKKDNFVRLNMKRKTYKRKGGQMTGGKYRRMMWKQRMKGRDQSQDVCFKCGQQGHWATKCTANGKVSQRAKDDWNDDPETEGGEEGEMEVSSPFPSLEDAAMMAVGRRPSSAGDKSGGQNSEQAGASGVADSQTVDSPAESHPAEDFVSLPAPAYEPAPPPPPMEPLYPPAEDGELQVSTKEVKKALGELGYKEFRSGQEEAVSRILSGMSTLVVLSTGAGKSLCYQLPAYMYAQRSKCITLVISPLVSLMDDQVTGLPSKLKAACLHSNMSQKQRENVVSLILEGMVHLLLISPEALVGGGGYGTGCLPGVNRLPPIAFACIDEAHCVSEWSHNFRPSYLRLCKAL; the protein is encoded by the exons ATGGAGCATCTCACCACCCTGAAGCAGCGGCTGAAGAGTTGGGAGGCTGAGTTTGTGACAGAAAACAGTCGCAAACCCAACAAG GATGACATCGCTGCGGCCCCTCAAGACATAAAAG ACACCTACAGAGAGTACTACAGTTTAAAGAAAAAGCAGGAGAAGGAAAAG GTAGACGACGTGTGGGGCTCGAGTCTGAACAAACCAGCGACTCCCGACCATGTAGAGGAGACAAAGAGCCAGGCAAAGGTCTCCCTGGTCGAGACGTACAGCAAGAAGCTCAAGCAGAAGTCTTCACTGCTGTCTGTAAGG AACATACCCACGTCTCTCAAGAGTAAAACGACCAAGGATGACTCCAAGGTCGGTCTTAAGGAAAACCCTTCTAGCCAAGGAAAGTTTCCATCCCTCCGCACACCGTCTAAGACAGCAGGACATGCTGCAACACAGAACAGAGAAACTCCAGGTGCTACGGAAGACGCCTGCCAAGACGACAACAATGGAACAGCTGAAATTACATTCTTTCCGAAGACTCCGAAGATGGTCCGCAACAAGACCCCACTGACCACGCGACCCGGGATGTTGTGTAACGTCCCACTTGGACAGCTGAATGCCAAGCTGAAGAATAGATTCAACACCGCCTGGTTGCAGAGGTGTGCCACCGGCGCTGACGACACAGCTACGTTTGAACCGGCAACTCCTGAAAACAAGAAGTCCGTCCAAGCAACTGAAAACAGAGCTGAGATTTCAGAAGATGCAGAAACTTTCACAGACTGGTGTACACCCAAAAGCAGAGACAAAGAAAGTCACTTGGAATTTACCTCTGTACATTTAGGTGTTAGTGAGACAAGTAGGGCAAGTGATTGTCCACAGTCAAGATTTCTCACTAGTGAAAGTGTTGATCGTAACTTTGTTTCTCAGAAGACATCTACACCTCGTACTGAAGGTAAGAGATGGAGAAATCCCAGTAGTCAGGACTACAGCCTTGTCAGTACAGCAGCTGCAAGAGGGAGTTTAGAAACTGATGACATGGAGATAGACCAACCACAGGATAGCACTGAACCAAAAACATCACCTTCAGCTTCTATTTCTAAAGCTAAAGAATTGACCAGAACACCAAGGACTAAAACTGTCCGTAGCCCAGACAAAATTAGAAGCGAGGTAAATGTCGGAACtcggaagaaaagaaaagtagAGGAGCTGGAAGATGACTTGGCACGAGTGCAAGACGAGGAAGGTTCTCCTGTAAGAAGACCAGCTCCAAGAAAGAGGAGAAAATTGTCTTCAGGAGCTGAGGCAAAAGAAACATCAAGCAAGAGGAAAGCTGGAAGGAAAGCGGGCAAGAAAAGTGACCTCTATGAGTTTGATGGTGATGTGGAAGAAGGGAAGGAGGAAGAGACAGATGGAGGAATGAAGGAAGAGTCTGTAGAGAAACAGAAGAGTATTGATGATCTTATCGAAGAAGACGAGGAGAAAGAAGTCAAGAAAGCAGGAAACATGAAGATGAGATTCTCTGCTCCAAG ATCCTCTGGTTCGTCGGCTGGCGCTGCTAAGAAGGACAACTTCGTGCGCCTGAACATGAAAAGGAAGACGTACAAGCGGAAGGGTGGCCAGATGACGGGAGGGAAGTACCGCAGGATGATGTGGAAGCAGAGGATGAAGGGGAGGGACCAATCACAGGACGTGTGCTTCAAGTGTGGGCAGCAGGGGCACTGGGCGACTAAGTGTACTGCTAACGGGAAAG TGAGCCAGCGAGCGAAGGATGACTGGAATGATGACCCGGAGACGGagggaggagaagaaggagagaTGGAGGTCAGCAGCCCATTCCCGTCGCTGGAGGATGCAGCAATGATGGCTGTGGGCAGGAGACCCAGCTCTGCTGGAGACAAGTCAGGCGGACAGAATTCTGAAC AAGCTGGAGCTTCCGGTGTAGCAGACAGCCAGACTGTAGACTCTCCTGCGGAATCCCATCCTGCTGAGGACTTTGTGTCCCTCCCCGCCCCTGCCTACGAACCCGCACCCCCTCCACCCCCCATGGAACCCCTCTACCCCCCTGCGGAGGATGGAGAACTACAGG TCTCCACCAAGGAAGTGAAGAAGGCCCTCGGAGAGCTGGGGTACAAGGAGTTCCGGTCAGGACAAGAGGAGGCCGTCTCAAGGATTCTGTCTG GCATGTCCACCCTTGTCGTCCTCTCCACCGGCGCGGGAAAGTCTCTCTGCTACCAGCTGCCCGCCTACATGTACGCCCAGAGGTCAAAGTGCATCACCCTGGTGATTTCTCCGCTGGTGTCACTCATGGAcgatcag GTGACAGGTCTGCCGTCCAAGCTAAAGGCCGCCTGTCTCCACTCCAACATGTCGCAGAAACAGCGGGAGAACGTCGTCAGCTTGATCTTGGAGGGCATG GTGCACCTCCTTCTGATCTCCCCCGAGGCACTGGTGGGGGGCGGCGGTTACGGGACCGGCTGTCTGCCCGGCGTGAACCGCCTGCCGCCCATCGCTTTCGCCTGCATCGACGAAGCTCACTGCGTGTCCGAGTGGTCGCACAACTTCAGGCCTTCCTATCTTAGGCTCTGTAAG GCTCTGTAA